DNA sequence from the Halorussus sp. MSC15.2 genome:
CCGAATCGGAAGAAACCGAGGTCTCCCCTCCGAATGTCGAGATTATCTGATTTCCGTCGGCACATGGACCCGACGCTGTCCGGTCGGAGAACGGAAAAGAACCGCAAAACCGCAGACCGCGATTACTCGTCGTCGTCCGAGTCGGCTTCTTCCTCGTCGGCCTCTTCGGCGCGGTCGCTGAGGACGGCGTCGCCGCCTTCCTCCTCGATGAGTTCGACCGCACTCGCCGAGAACGCGTCGGCGGTCACTTCGAGCTGGTTGCGGACCTGACCGTCGCCGAGAACCTTCACGGCGTCGGCCTCCCAGCCGTCCTCGACCACGTCGCGGGCATCGACGCGGTAGCCGAAGTCGGTCTCCTCGGCGACGCCGTCGGCGGCCAGCAGGGCCGCGTCCTCGTCGAGCTTCTGGACGGTGACGGTCAGAATCTCGTCCTTGACCTTCTCCGGTCGGGAGAAGCCGTGTTTGCCGAGCGGTTCGTAGTTGTGGAACTCGTGTTTGGCGCGACCCGCGCGTCCGCGTCCGCCGCGGTGACCGGCACCGCGCCGGTTCTTGTGACTACCGCCGCCGTGCGTGCGGGAGCCGCGTTGTCGTCGTTTCTTGTCGGTCATGGTTATCGCATCGCCTTCAGGAGCGAATCGATTTCCTCGGTGTCGTGCTTGCCGAGTTGGCCACCCTCCTTGGTGGGGTGCTTGAGTCCGTCGTGGCCGCCCCGCGGCGGGTGAAGACGGAGAACCGGGGAGAGACCCTGCTCGCGCAGCGTCGTCTCTTCGTCCAACAGCGCCGCCGCGAGGTCGGCTACGTCGTCGTAGTCGGTCTCGTCGGCGACCCACTCGTCGTCGATGTCCGCGGAGCCTTCGAGCGGTTCGGCGCGGCGTTCGATGAGCGTCTCCAGGACGTCCTGGCTCGGCTCACCGTACGCGGTGTAGTCGTTGACCTTGGTAATCATCCCGCGGTAGGCGTCGGTGTCCTGAACGAGCGTGGCGTGGTTCACGCGGTGGAGGTTCAGCATCTCCAGCGTGTCCTGCGTATCGCCGCTCATGTCCACCTCACCGCGAATCTGGACGACAGCCTTCATTACTCGGCCACCTCCTCGAAGTCGGACGTCTGGCCTCGCGGGCCGCGCGACTCGGCGGCGTTCTCGAGGGCGTTGTAGGTCGCCTTGGCGAGGTTGAGCGTGGTCCGGGTGTTGCCGTGACTCTTGGTCCAAGCGTTCTCGACGCCGCCCAGTTCCAGAATCTTCCGGACGGTGTCGGTCGCCGCGAGTCCGAGTCCGGTCGGGGCCGGAATCAGTTCGACCTCGACGCTCCCCGCCTTGCCCTTCGTTCGGCGGGCCAGCGAGTGCGGTCGTTCGCTTCGGTCTTCCCACGACCCCGCGCCGCGGTTGACGTGAATCAGATTCAGCTTGGCGATGTCGATGGCCTTCTGGATGGCACCGCCGACCTGGTCGTCGCGGCCCTCGGCGTAGCCGACGTAACCGTCGCGGTTGCCGATGGCGACGACGCAGCGGAACTTCACGCGGCGACCGGAGTCGGTCATGCGCTGGACCATGTTGATGTCCAGCACCTCGTCTTCCAGTCCCGGCAGCAGCTGGTCGACCAGCTCGGACTCCTTCAGCGGGAGTCCGGAGTTGAGGGCTTCCTCCATCGTGTCGATGTCGCCCTCGGCGACTTTGCGGCCGAGACGGGTCTGGGGTTCCCAGCCGTCGTGGTTAGCACACATACGTTAGTCCTCCATGATGGTTTCTCGCACTTCGTCGAAGTGCTCGGGTAGTTCGGTGGCGTCGAAGTCCCCGCTGTAGAGCGGTTCGTCCAACTGCTCGGCGTACTCGGCGATGTGTTCGCCGCGGTTACGCGACCAGTCGGCCAGCACGCTGTCGTTGTGGGGGACGTCGAGTCCTGCGTCGATAGCGCCTTCCTGCACTGCGAATACTTTACCTCCGGGTGTTGCGGTGTTGAGACCGATGTCGAGGACTGCCTCCTCGAGTCCGGCGTCGAGCGCTCGCTTCCCGGCCAGCAGCCCCGTGAGGTACGCACTGGGGAGGTTGCCCGTGGGGGCTTCCCAGCCGTACTCCTCGAGGTCGCCGGAGAAGGCGCTCGCAACAGTCTCGTCGCCGTCGGGACCCATCGTGACCAGCTGCGCCCTGATGTGCTGGTTGCTCTTACGAGCGACCAGCCGGGGCTTGCCCGATTTCAACAGGCGCAACCTCTGATGGTAGTCAGTCCGGACCTCGCGGCGGCGGCGCATCGGCACCGTGTATCGTGGTCCTGTTGCCATTGTTAGTAGTTACTCTCGATGTAGTTCAGCAGGTACTGGACGCTACGGAACTCCCCGCCTTTCGCCTTGTCGTAGAGGTCGCGATACTGCGACTGGGTAATCTCACCCTCGGCGCGGAGTTCGCGGAGCTTCGTTCGCTGCGCGCGAATCGTCTGCTGCCACTGTTCCTTTCGCTGTTGGCGGCCGCCCGACTTCCCCTTGCGGGTGCCAGCGCCGGTCTGGTGACCGTAGTCGCGCTTGGCCTTGCGTTTGCGGGCACGGCCGCGGGAGTTGCCTTTCTTCTCTTCGGCTCGAATCGAGCCGTCGTCGACGAGTTCGCGGATGTCCTCGCGGGTAATCGCCTCCGCGATGGCTCCCTGCGCGTCCGGGTCGAACCAGACGCGGCTCTCGCCGACGTCGAGGACGTCCGACGCGAGTCGCTTCTGTGCGCTCAGGTCAGTCATTCTTCGACCTCCACTTCGACGTAGGTCGGGTTGAGGACGCGAATCCCGTTCTCTTCGGCCTGTTCCTCGATGCGCTCGCGCTTGCGGGCACCGACCTTCGAGGCGATGCGGACCGCTTCGCGGTCGCCGTCGACGCCTTCGAGGTCGTCGGTGTTGTGAACGCGGACTTCCTCGAAGCCGCTGGGGTGCTTGCCGCGCACCGCTTTCGGCGTTCGGAAGCCGGCCTCGACCGTGTCGCCCTTGCCCTTGACGCCGCGGCGCTGCTTCGAGAGCGTCCCCTTGGGACGTCGCCACGACTTCGGCGTGCGCTTCTTCTTGTGGTAGTCCTGCCGGTTGAACTGCGGCTTACCGACGCGCTTGCGCTGCGTGAGGAGTTCCTCTTCGCGCTCGGTGAGGTCGGGGGTCTTGTTGACCAGCCCTCGGGGCTGGAGTTCCGTCTCGACCTCCGTCTCGTCTTCCGCAGCCTCTTCCGGTTCCTCCTCCTCGATTTCGGCCTCGGTCTCCTCTTCGACTTCGAGACCGCCGACGTCGGCCTTGATGCGGGCCGCGAGGGCGTTCCCGATGCCTTCGACCTCGGCGAGATCGTCTTGACTCGCGGCCTTCACGTCCTCGACGGACGAGAGACCGGCGTCGCGGAGTGCGTCGGCTTTGCTCGCGCCGACACCGCTGATGTCTTCGAGTTCTTGGGGTTCGTCGTCTGCCATCCGTTAGACACCTCCAGTCTGGGGCTTCTCGGTGATGTAGACGCCGTCCTGGAAGACGCGAGTGTCCTTGCCCTGCACGCGAGTCAACTGCTCGATGTCCGCGGCCGTCTGGCCAACGTCCTCGATGCTCGGTCCGCGCAGGTGGAGAACTTCGTCGTCCACTTCGACCGTCGTATCGCCGTGAATGTTCGTTCGTCGCGGGGCCTTCTCACCGAGGAAGTTCTCGATGACGACCTCGCCGTCGTCGGTACGGACCTGCATCGGGAAGTGAGAGTAGAACACCTCCATGGTGTACTCCCACCCGTCGGTCACGCCGTGGAACATGTTGCGAACGTGGCTCTCGAACGTGCCCACGGTCGCGTTAGTCTTGGCGTCCTCGACGTCGCTCTCGATGACAACGGTTCCGTCGTCCACTTCGACCGATACGTCGGGGTACCAGAGGCGTCGCGTAACGGACCCTTCGGGACCCTCGACGCTGAGTTCGAGGTGGTCCTTCTCTGCGGTCACGTCGTCCGGAATTTCGAGTTCTGTTCGTGCCATTGTTAGTAGACGTACGCGATGACCTGACCACCGACGCCCTTCTCGCGGGCCTCGTAGTGGCTCATGACGCCGCGGCTGGTCGTGACGACGAGTGCCCCGTAGTCGCGGGCGGGGAGGAATCGCTTCTCCCACTTCTCGAACTCGTCTGCTCCGGCCGAGTACCGGGGCTTGACCGAACCGCACTCGTTTATCGCGCCTTTCAGTTCGACCTCGAACGTCCCGGCTTTACCGTCGTCGACGAACTCGAAGCCGTCGATGTACCCGCGGTCGTAGAAGACCTCGAGTACGCTGCCGATTTCGTTAGAGGCGGGCTGTACCGTATGGTCGAGATGACCCACGCTCTCGGCGTTGTCGATGCCGGAGAGCGCATTGGCCAGCGGATCGTTTCCTGCCATGATTTATCGATACTTCTTGAAGCCCATGCTCCGGGCGACTTCGCGGAAACACTGCCGACACAGGTAGATGTCGTACTTGCCGACGAGACCCTGCTTTCGACCGCAGCGCTGGCACTCTTCGATTTGGCCGGTGCGCTTGGCCGCGTGTTCTCCGGTCGCTTCGGAGTCGGTTTCGCTTTCACTCATTGTTCGACCTCCACGTCGAAGTTCGATTCGAGGTACGCGATGGCGTCCTCGGCGGTCAACTGGTGCCCCGAGGGAATCGACCGAGTCAGCTTGTCGCGCTTGCTGACGCGGTAGCCCGGTCGCACGAGGTTGACCGTCACGTCGAGTCCGTAGATACCGATGTTCGGATCGTACTCCTGACTCGGGAACTCGGTGTGTTCTTCGATACCGAAGCTGAAGTTTCCGGTCTCGTCGAACTGCCGAGCCGAGATGTCGGCCAGCGGAAGCGCCTTCTCGATGAACGTCACCGCCTCGTCGTCGCGGAGGGTGACCTTCGCACCGATGGGGTCGCCCTGCCGGATACCGAACTCGGGCTTGGTGGACTTGGCCAGCGTCCGCACGCTCTGCTGACCGGTCACGTCCTCGAGAATCTCCTCGGCGTCCGCGAGTTCGCGGCCGCCTTCGCCGACGCCCATGTGGACGACGACCTTCTCGACGGTCGGCTCTCGCATCTCGTGGAAGTCGGCGTCCGCTTCGCTCATTCGCCGTCACCTCCCACGAAGTTCTCGTCGATGACGACGACGTACTCTTCGACCGTCTCGAAGGTACCGCCGTCGTCGATGCGCTCGACCACGACGTTGTTCGAACCGCTACCGGGAGTCACCTGAATTTCGGTAATCTCACCGATGTCGCCCGCGTGCGCGCCTCGAACTGCGGTCACGAGACTGCCTTCCTCGTACGGGAAGTGGGCGACGATTTCGTTGTCGTCGTTGTCGGTGACGATGGAGTCACCGGAGCTGTACTCGTCGTCCTCGACGAGGATGTTCTTCCCGTCGTGGAGGTTGAGCTGCGTCCGGCCGCCGGCGACCTTCGTCTTGTCTTCGATTTTGCCCAGCTTGCTACCGGCGGCGTCCGCGTCGATTTCGGTCAGCGTGAGCCGACCGCCCTCGTCGGGGAACACCCGGTAGTACTCCTCGCGCTCGGTGAACGCGACGATGTCGAACATGCCGATGGGTCGGTCCTCGGCGACACCCTCGTCGCCGTTGACCAGCACGCTGCCCTGGTCGAGGGCGTAGCGGGCTTCCTTCCGCGAACCGACGTAGCCCAGCACGTCCCGCAGCAGGATGAGGAGGGGTACGCCGTCCTCGCCGTGCGGGCCGGAGTCGGCCTTCACGGTGAAGGTTTCGGTCTTGCGCTCGACCGGCCAGGACTTCGGAACTGAGAGTCGCTTCTGATGCTTGGTCATTCGTTCTCACCTCGGAGGCGCGCCTCGCGCACGTCGTCCTCGAGGTCGAGGTCGGTCACGCGGAGGTTGCTCGCGTCGAGCGGCCGCGGGACTTCCTCGCCGTCTGCCTTCTCGAGAGTCACGTCCTCGACGTGGACGACTGCGTCGCGCAGGTCTACGTCGACGACTTCGCCTTCTTCGCCGGCGAAGTCTCCGCGCATAACCTCGACGGTGTCGCCCGCGTTGACGCGGACGCTGCGGACGTCGAACTCCTCGCGGAGGTCGTCGGCGAGCGTCGCCTTGACCTGCTCGTGTCGCTCGTGGAGCGAGGCACGCTCGGTCTGATTTCGCTGTTTGCGTGGTTGCTTACTCATACTATCATCGTAGCAGTACTCGCGATACTTCCGAACCGCTCTGCGACTTCCCGCGCGATGGGACCCTTAATCTCGGTCCCGCGCGGTTCCTCGACGTCGTCGATGATGACGGCGGCGTTGTCCTCGAACTTGACGCGAGTGCCGTCCGGACGACGGATGGGTTTTCGCTGGCGGACGATGACGGCTTCGAGTACCTGCCGACGCATTTCGGGGGTACCCTTGGTGACCGAGACGGTCACCTTGTCGCCGATTCCCGCCTTGGGGTGGCGGTTCTTCGCTCCGGAGTAGCCGGAAACACTGATGACTTTGACCTCACGGCGCCGTGTTGTCGGCGCACGTCAGCAGGGAACCTTTCTCGAGACCCTGCGTCACGTCGGCCTTCAGCGCTTCCATTACTCGTCACCTCCTTCCGGAACGACGCCGGTCGATTCCTCGCCCGACGAGTCACTGTGTTCGGTGCCGCCCGCTGCGAAGCTCCGCGTCGTCTCGAACTTCTCGACGACGACGTGGCTCTTCGTTTTCGAAAGCGGTCGGGTCTCTGCGATACGAACCGTGTCGCCGACTTCCAGTTCCATGCAGTCCGGGTGGTGTGCCGGAACGCGGGACCGGCGCTTCATGTGCCGGTCGTACTTCGGAACCGGAACGTCGTACTCTCGCTCGACGATCACGGTTTTGTCCATGTCTGTGGAGGCGACCTCTCCTTCGAGCGTCTGACCGCGCACGGAAAGCGTTCCGTGGAACGGGCAGTCCTCGTCGGAGCAGGTCCCCTCCGGCTCTGATACGTTCAGTCCTATTGCCATTGAGAGTCACCTGCCTTCTCGGTGCGCAATTCGGGTCGTGAGAGCAGCCGCGCGCCATCCACCGTAACGTAGGCCACGCCCTCGCACGGACCAGACTGACCGGAGCGACCTCCGGCAGTTTCCGACCCACGTTTGGACGCGGTCCCCGACCCCTTCGCGAGGTCGGCGGATTCATCTGTGAGCGCGAACTCGAACGTCGTACCCTGCTTTGGCACCTGCCGCACCCGGTCGGCGGACGCGACGCTCACGGTCCCCTGCGTCTCGGCGACGACCCGACCCTCGATTCCTACGAGGTCGGCGTTCGCCGCGTCGGCGACGCGGACGGGGAGTCCGTTGAGTTCGTGTCGCGTCAGCGTCTCGGGTGTGAGTGGCATGGTTCGATTATTCGGCTGCTGCTTCTTCTTCGAGGTCGCCTTCTTCGCGCTGAACCGTCTTGATTCGCGCGATAGTCCGGCGAAGTTCCTTGAATCGGCCGGGGTCCTCCGGTGCGCCACCGGCGGCCTTCACGGCCTTCGCGTTGAGGAGTTCGGTTTCGAGGTCCTCCAGTTCGGCCTCGCGCTCTGCGGGCGTCATGTCGCGGATTTCATCGACGTGAAGGATGGCCATTATTCGTCACCCTCCTCGGAGTTGGGTTCCTCGTCTTCCATCTCGTCCATGAGGTCCTCGGCTTCCTGCTCGACTTCGTCTTCGAGTTCGTCGAGTTCCTCTTCGACCGACTGCTCGGACTCGGTCTCCTCGGCCGACTCCTCGCTCTCGGTCTCGTCTTCGATGACCTCTTCGACGATTTCCTCGTCGATTTCCTCTTCGCCGATGTCCGCAGGCTCTTCGTCTACGTCTTCTTCCTCGCGGAGTTCTTCGAGTTCTTCGTCGGTCGGCTCTTCGAGGAGTTCCTCGACGCCTGCCTGCTCGTTGGCCTCGACGGCCTCGGGGACGACCTCTTCGGGACTCGCGCCCTCCTGAATCTCGAAGTCGTCAGGCAGGTTGGCTCCCGGCGGGATTATCTTCACGTCCACGCCGATGGTGCCGAGCTTGAGGACCGCGACGCCTTGGCCGTGGTCCACGATGTCCTCTGCGGGTTCACCGTTGTGCTTGATGTAGCCACGGTTGAACTTCTCGACGCGCGAACGCGCACCGGTGACCTTACCGGAGAGGACGATTTCGGCGCCGAGTGCGCCGGCGTCCATGATGCGGTCGATGGTGGTGTGACCGGCCTTCCGGAAGTACCAGCCGCGTTCGAGCGCGTTGGCGAGTCGGTCCGCGACGATGCGGGCGTTGAGGTCCGGCTCGTCAACTTCCTGCACGTCGATTTGCGGGTCTTCGAGGTCGAACCGCTCTTCGAGCTGGGTCGTAATCTTCCGGATGTTCTTCCCGCCCTTCCCGATGACCATACCGGGCTTCTCGGCCTTGAGAACAATCTGAGTTCCCATGGGGGTCTTGGCGACTTCCATGCCGCCGTAGCCCGCGCGGCCGAGTTCGTCGGCGAAGAACTCGTCGATTTGGGACCGCTGAAGTCCGTCGTGAATGAACTGTTGTTCGTCTGCCATTATTCCTGCACCTCTTTGAGTACGAGTTCGACGTCTACTTCCGGCGTGTTCCACGCGCTGGCTCGCCCCATCGCTCGGGGCTTGCGGCCCTGCACTTCGCCGATTTTGTGGGCGGCGACGTGCATGATTTCCATCGACTCGCCGTCGAAGCCTTGCTGGTCGGCGTTGTTGACGACGTTCTCGATGAGCGTGAGGAAAGCCTCGCTGGCCTTCTCGGGGTAGCGACCGGCGTCCCAGCCGTCGATGTCGCTTCGGTGGCCGACGCCGCTGTTGTGGGACTTGAACGGAACCGACCGTTCGCCGTCGATGACCTTCTGGAGGTACTCGCTGGCCTCCGCCGCGGTCATGCCCTTGATTTCGCGGGCGATGGCTTTGCTGTGCTTGTGGCTCATGTGCCGCTCCCGGAGCATCCCCTTGGCGGTGGTGTCCGGGTCGGTCTCGACACTGTAACTGATTCCCATGGTTTACTTGAGTGGCACGAACTTCGAGGAGCGGGTCGCGCCGATACCGGCCTGTCCGTGTTCGACCGTGGATCGGGTCAGCTGGAACTCGCCGAGGTAGTGGCCGAGCATCTCCGGTTCCACGTACACGCGCTCGAAGCTCTGGCCAGTGTACACCGCGAACGTCTTGCCGACGAACTCCGGCAGGACCGGCATGTTCCGCAAGTGCGTCCGGATGGGGTCGTTAGCCGACCCTTCCTCGGTGGCCTCGCGGGCTTCCTCCACCAGCTTCTCCTGCTGGGTGGACAGGCCGCGCTCGATGGTTCGCCGCTGACGTGCGGGAAGCAGTTCCGCGACTTCGTCCAGACTCATGTCCTGCAACTCGTCGAGGTCGTACCCGCGGAAGGTGAACTCACCTTCGCGGCCGGTTCGGTA
Encoded proteins:
- a CDS encoding uL15m family ribosomal protein, with the protein product MTDKKRRQRGSRTHGGGSHKNRRGAGHRGGRGRAGRAKHEFHNYEPLGKHGFSRPEKVKDEILTVTVQKLDEDAALLAADGVAEETDFGYRVDARDVVEDGWEADAVKVLGDGQVRNQLEVTADAFSASAVELIEEEGGDAVLSDRAEEADEEEADSDDDE
- the rpmD gene encoding 50S ribosomal protein L30 → MKAVVQIRGEVDMSGDTQDTLEMLNLHRVNHATLVQDTDAYRGMITKVNDYTAYGEPSQDVLETLIERRAEPLEGSADIDDEWVADETDYDDVADLAAALLDEETTLREQGLSPVLRLHPPRGGHDGLKHPTKEGGQLGKHDTEEIDSLLKAMR
- a CDS encoding 30S ribosomal protein S5, which gives rise to MCANHDGWEPQTRLGRKVAEGDIDTMEEALNSGLPLKESELVDQLLPGLEDEVLDINMVQRMTDSGRRVKFRCVVAIGNRDGYVGYAEGRDDQVGGAIQKAIDIAKLNLIHVNRGAGSWEDRSERPHSLARRTKGKAGSVEVELIPAPTGLGLAATDTVRKILELGGVENAWTKSHGNTRTTLNLAKATYNALENAAESRGPRGQTSDFEEVAE
- a CDS encoding 50S ribosomal protein L18, producing the protein MATGPRYTVPMRRRREVRTDYHQRLRLLKSGKPRLVARKSNQHIRAQLVTMGPDGDETVASAFSGDLEEYGWEAPTGNLPSAYLTGLLAGKRALDAGLEEAVLDIGLNTATPGGKVFAVQEGAIDAGLDVPHNDSVLADWSRNRGEHIAEYAEQLDEPLYSGDFDATELPEHFDEVRETIMED
- a CDS encoding 50S ribosomal protein L19e, with the protein product MTDLSAQKRLASDVLDVGESRVWFDPDAQGAIAEAITREDIRELVDDGSIRAEEKKGNSRGRARKRKAKRDYGHQTGAGTRKGKSGGRQQRKEQWQQTIRAQRTKLRELRAEGEITQSQYRDLYDKAKGGEFRSVQYLLNYIESNY
- a CDS encoding 50S ribosomal protein L32e — translated: MADDEPQELEDISGVGASKADALRDAGLSSVEDVKAASQDDLAEVEGIGNALAARIKADVGGLEVEEETEAEIEEEEPEEAAEDETEVETELQPRGLVNKTPDLTEREEELLTQRKRVGKPQFNRQDYHKKKRTPKSWRRPKGTLSKQRRGVKGKGDTVEAGFRTPKAVRGKHPSGFEEVRVHNTDDLEGVDGDREAVRIASKVGARKRERIEEQAEENGIRVLNPTYVEVEVEE
- a CDS encoding 50S ribosomal protein L6 encodes the protein MARTELEIPDDVTAEKDHLELSVEGPEGSVTRRLWYPDVSVEVDDGTVVIESDVEDAKTNATVGTFESHVRNMFHGVTDGWEYTMEVFYSHFPMQVRTDDGEVVIENFLGEKAPRRTNIHGDTTVEVDDEVLHLRGPSIEDVGQTAADIEQLTRVQGKDTRVFQDGVYITEKPQTGGV
- a CDS encoding 30S ribosomal protein S8; its protein translation is MAGNDPLANALSGIDNAESVGHLDHTVQPASNEIGSVLEVFYDRGYIDGFEFVDDGKAGTFEVELKGAINECGSVKPRYSAGADEFEKWEKRFLPARDYGALVVTTSRGVMSHYEAREKGVGGQVIAYVY
- a CDS encoding 30S ribosomal protein S14, with the protein product MSESETDSEATGEHAAKRTGQIEECQRCGRKQGLVGKYDIYLCRQCFREVARSMGFKKYR
- a CDS encoding 50S ribosomal protein L5: MSEADADFHEMREPTVEKVVVHMGVGEGGRELADAEEILEDVTGQQSVRTLAKSTKPEFGIRQGDPIGAKVTLRDDEAVTFIEKALPLADISARQFDETGNFSFGIEEHTEFPSQEYDPNIGIYGLDVTVNLVRPGYRVSKRDKLTRSIPSGHQLTAEDAIAYLESNFDVEVEQ
- a CDS encoding 30S ribosomal protein S4e; the protein is MTKHQKRLSVPKSWPVERKTETFTVKADSGPHGEDGVPLLILLRDVLGYVGSRKEARYALDQGSVLVNGDEGVAEDRPIGMFDIVAFTEREEYYRVFPDEGGRLTLTEIDADAAGSKLGKIEDKTKVAGGRTQLNLHDGKNILVEDDEYSSGDSIVTDNDDNEIVAHFPYEEGSLVTAVRGAHAGDIGEITEIQVTPGSGSNNVVVERIDDGGTFETVEEYVVVIDENFVGGDGE
- the rplX gene encoding 50S ribosomal protein L24, whose translation is MSKQPRKQRNQTERASLHERHEQVKATLADDLREEFDVRSVRVNAGDTVEVMRGDFAGEEGEVVDVDLRDAVVHVEDVTLEKADGEEVPRPLDASNLRVTDLDLEDDVREARLRGENE
- a CDS encoding 30S ribosomal protein S17, whose amino-acid sequence is MAIGLNVSEPEGTCSDEDCPFHGTLSVRGQTLEGEVASTDMDKTVIVEREYDVPVPKYDRHMKRRSRVPAHHPDCMELEVGDTVRIAETRPLSKTKSHVVVEKFETTRSFAAGGTEHSDSSGEESTGVVPEGGDE
- a CDS encoding ribonuclease P protein component 1, which encodes MPLTPETLTRHELNGLPVRVADAANADLVGIEGRVVAETQGTVSVASADRVRQVPKQGTTFEFALTDESADLAKGSGTASKRGSETAGGRSGQSGPCEGVAYVTVDGARLLSRPELRTEKAGDSQWQ
- the rpmC gene encoding 50S ribosomal protein L29 — encoded protein: MAILHVDEIRDMTPAEREAELEDLETELLNAKAVKAAGGAPEDPGRFKELRRTIARIKTVQREEGDLEEEAAAE
- a CDS encoding 30S ribosomal protein S3 codes for the protein MADEQQFIHDGLQRSQIDEFFADELGRAGYGGMEVAKTPMGTQIVLKAEKPGMVIGKGGKNIRKITTQLEERFDLEDPQIDVQEVDEPDLNARIVADRLANALERGWYFRKAGHTTIDRIMDAGALGAEIVLSGKVTGARSRVEKFNRGYIKHNGEPAEDIVDHGQGVAVLKLGTIGVDVKIIPPGANLPDDFEIQEGASPEEVVPEAVEANEQAGVEELLEEPTDEELEELREEEDVDEEPADIGEEEIDEEIVEEVIEDETESEESAEETESEQSVEEELDELEDEVEQEAEDLMDEMEDEEPNSEEGDE
- a CDS encoding 50S ribosomal protein L22 encodes the protein MGISYSVETDPDTTAKGMLRERHMSHKHSKAIAREIKGMTAAEASEYLQKVIDGERSVPFKSHNSGVGHRSDIDGWDAGRYPEKASEAFLTLIENVVNNADQQGFDGESMEIMHVAAHKIGEVQGRKPRAMGRASAWNTPEVDVELVLKEVQE
- a CDS encoding 30S ribosomal protein S19, encoding MSEGEYRTGREGEFTFRGYDLDELQDMSLDEVAELLPARQRRTIERGLSTQQEKLVEEAREATEEGSANDPIRTHLRNMPVLPEFVGKTFAVYTGQSFERVYVEPEMLGHYLGEFQLTRSTVEHGQAGIGATRSSKFVPLK